One genomic window of Channa argus isolate prfri chromosome 5, Channa argus male v1.0, whole genome shotgun sequence includes the following:
- the snrpc gene encoding U1 small nuclear ribonucleoprotein C: MPKFYCDYCDTYLTHDSPSVRKTHCSGRKHKENVKDYYQKWMEEQAQNLIDKTTAAFQQGKIPPTPFPGGPPPGGPPRPGMLPTPPMGGPPMMPMMGPPPHGMMPGGPGGMRPPMGGPMQMMPGPPHMMRHPRPMMMPVRPGMMRPDR, from the exons ATGCCAAA GTTTTATTGTGACTACTGTGACACCTACCTTACACATGATTCG cCTTCAGTGAGAAAAACTCACTGCAGTGGCcgaaaacacaaagaaaatgtcaaagattaCTACCAGAAATGGATGGAGGAGCAGGCTCAGAATCTAATTGATAAAACAA CGGCTGCGTTTCAGCAGGGGAAGATTCCACCCACACCTTTCCCTGGTGGCCCTCCCCCAG GTGGTCCTCCTCGCCCTGGCATGCTCCCAACACCCCCTATGGGAGGTCCACCTATGATGCCCATGATGGGACCTCCACCACATGGGATGATGCCCGGTGGACCTG GAGGCATGAGGCCACCGATGGGAGGACCCATGCAGATGATGCCAGGACCACCACACATGATGCGTCACCCTCGACCAATGATGATGCCAGTCAGGCCAGGCATGATGAGACCAGACAGATAA